In Cervus elaphus chromosome 31, mCerEla1.1, whole genome shotgun sequence, one DNA window encodes the following:
- the LOC122687576 gene encoding olfactory receptor 5H8-like: METKNATELTEFILTGLTHQPEWQIPLFLLFLMIYLITIVGNLGLIALICNDPHLHIPMYLFLGNLAFVDTWLSSTVTPKMLLNFFAMSKMISLSECKIQFFSFAICVTTECFLLATMAFDRYVAICKPLLYPVIMTNRLCILLLVLSFLGGLFHAIIHNAFLLRLTFCNSIIVHHFYCDIIPLSKISCTDPSINFLMVFIFAGSIQAFTISIVLVSYTLVLFTILKKKSLQGIRKAFSTCGAHLLSVSLYYGPLLFMYVLPGSAQENDQNMMDSLFYTVIIPFLNPIIYSLRNKKVIDSLTKMLKRNVSITY; this comes from the coding sequence ATGGAAACAAAAAATGCAACAGAGCTGACAGAGTTCATTCTCACAGGACTTACACATCAACCAGAGTGGCAGATCCCCCTGTTCCTTCTGTTCTTGATGATATACCTCATCACCATTGTGGGAAACCTTGGTCTAATCGCTCTCATCTGCAATGACCCTCACCTTCACATCCCCATGTACTTATTCCTTGGGAATCTGGCCTTTGTGGATACTTGGTTATCCTCCACAGTGACCCCCAAAATGCTGCTCAACTTCTTTGCCATGAGCAAAATGATCTCTCTTTCTGAATGTAagatacaatttttttcctttgcaatttGCGTAACCACAGAATGTTTTCTGCTGGCAACAATGGCATTCGATCGCTATGTGGCCATATGCAAACCACTGCTTTATCCAGTGATCATGACCAACAGACTATGTATCTTGCTGTTAGTTTTGTCATTTTTAGGTGGCCTCTTCCATGCCATAATTCATAATGCTTTTTTACTCAGATTAACCTTCTGCAATTCCATCATAGTACATCACTTTTATTGTGACATTATACCATTGTCTAAGATTTCCTGTACTGACCCTTCCATTAATTTTCTTATGGTATTCATTTTTGCTGGATCAATACAGGCattcaccatttccattgttcttGTCTCTTATACACTTGTTCTCTTTACGATCTTAAAAAAGAAGTCTCTACAAGGAATAAGgaaggccttctccacctgtggaGCCCACCTCCTGTCTGTCTCTTTATACTATGGGCCTCTTCTCTTCATGTATGTGCTCCCTGGATCTGCACAAGAAAATGATCAGAATATGATGGACTCTCTGTTTTACACTGTCATAATTCCTTTCTTAAATCCAATAATTTACAgcctgagaaataagaaagtcatAGACTCACTGACAAAAATGTTAAAGAGAAATGTTTCGATAACATATTAA
- the LOC122687577 gene encoding olfactory receptor 5H2-like, which produces MDTKNATPLSMFVLTGLPYQPEWQIPLFLLFLVIYLITTMGNLGLIYLIYNDPHLHIPMYLFLGSLAFVDSWISSTVTPKMLVNFFARSKMISLSECMLQFLSFAFGGTTECFLLATMAYDRYVAICKPLLYPVIMTNKLCIQLLVSSFVAGLIHSMIHVGALFRLTFCKSNIIHHFYCDIMPLFKISCTDPSVNVLMVFISSGSIQVLSIMTVLVSYALVLYTVLKKKSGQSIRKAFSTCGAHLLSVSLYYGPLLFMYVHPGSTQADDEDMMDSLFYTVIIPLLNPIIYSLRNKKVIDSLTKVLKRNA; this is translated from the coding sequence ATGGATACTAAAAATGCAACTCCGCTGTCAATGTTTGTTCTCACCGGACTTCCCTATCAACCGGAGTGGCAAATCCCCCTATTCCTGTTGTTCTTGGTGATATACCTCATCACCACTATGGGAAACCTTGGACTAATTTATCTCATCTATAATGACCCTCACCTTCACATCCCCATGTACTTATTCCTTGGGAGTTTAGCCTTCGTGGATTCTTGGATATCATCCACAGTGACCCCCAAGATGCTAGTCAATTTTTTTGCTAGGAGTAAAATGATATCTCTCTCTGAATGCATGttacaatttctttcctttgcatTTGGTGGAACCACGGAATGCTTCTTGCTTGCAACAATGGCATATGATCGCTATGTGGCCATATGCAAGCCATTACTGTATCCAGTGATTATGACCAACAAACTATGCATTCAGCTGTTAGTCTCATCATTTGTAGCAGGACTTATTCATTCCATGATTCATGTAGGTGCTTTATTCAGGTTAACCTTCTGTAAGTCTAACATAATACATCACTTTTACTGTGACATCATGCCATTGTTTAAGATTTCTTGTACCGACCCTTCAGTTAATGTCCTAATGGTGTTTATTTCCTCTGGGTCAATACAGGTGCTTAGCATTATGACTGTTCTTGTCTCTTATGCACTTGTTCTCTACACGGTTTTGAAAAAGAAGTCTGGACAAAGCATAAGgaaggccttctccacctgtggaGCCCACCTCCTGTCTGTCTCTTTATACTACGGGCCTCTTCTCTTCATGTATGTGCACCCTGGATCCACACAGGCTGATGATGAAGATATGATGGACTCTCTATTTTACACTGTCATAATTCCCTTGTTAAATCCAATCATCTACAgcctgagaaataagaaagtcatAGATTCACTGACAAAAGTATTAAAGAGAAATGCTTAG
- the LOC122687580 gene encoding olfactory receptor 5H8-like, which translates to MERKNATELTEFVLTGLTCQPEWQIPLSALFLVIYIFTIMGNLGLIAVIWNDPHLHTPMYLFLGSLACVDTWLSSTVVPKMLVNIFTKNKRISLPECIVQFFSFGVSATTECFLLATMSYDRYVAICNPLLYPVIMTNRLCMQMLISSLIGGLLHALLHTCFLFRLTFCNSNIIHQFYCDIMPLFKISCTDPSINVLVIFIFSGSIQVFTILIILVSYTLVLFTILRKKSAQGIRKAFSTCGAHLLSVSLYYGTLLFMYVLPGSTRADDQDMTDSLFYTVIIPFLNPIIYSLRNKKVINSLTKMLKRNI; encoded by the coding sequence atggaaagaaaaaatgcaaCAGAGCTGACAGAGTTTGTTCTCACGGGACTTACATGTCAACCAGAATGGCAAATCCCTCTGTCCGCGCTCTTCTTGGTTATATATATCTTCACTATCATGGGGAACCTTGGTTTGATTGCTGTCATCTGGAATGACCCTCACcttcacacccccatgtacttatTCCTTGGGAGCTTAGCCTGTGTGGATACTTGGTTATCCTCCACAGTGGTCCCCAAGATGCTGGTCAACATCTTCACCAAGAACAAGAGGATATCTCTCCCTGAATGCATAGTGCAATTCTTTTCCTTTGGAGTCAGCGCAACCACAGAATGTTTTCTGCTGGCAACAATGTCTTATGATCGTTATGTAGCCATATGCAATCCATTACTTTATCCAGTGATTATGACTAACAGACTATGCATGCAAATGTTAATTTCATCACTTATAGGTGGCCTTCTTCATGCCTTACTTCATACATGTTTTTTATTCAGATTAACCTTTTGTAATTCTAACATAATACATCAATTTTATTGTGACATCATGCCATTGTTTAAAATTTCTTGTACTGATCCTTCTATTAATGTGCTggtgatatttattttctctggttCAATACAGGTGTTCACCATTCTTATTATTCTTGTCTCTTATACACTAGTTCTCTTTACGATTTTAAGAAAGAAGTCTGCACAAGGCATAAGgaaggccttctccacctgcgGTGCCCACCTCCTATCTGTCTCCTTATACTATGGGACTCTTCTTTTCATGTATGTGCTCCCTGGATCCACACGAGCAGATGATCAAGATATGACGGACTCTCTATTTTACACTGTCATAATTCCTTTCTTAAATCCAATTATCTACAgcctgagaaataagaaagtcatAAATTCACTGACGAAAATGTTAAAGAGAAATATTTAG